One part of the Vitis riparia cultivar Riparia Gloire de Montpellier isolate 1030 chromosome 8, EGFV_Vit.rip_1.0, whole genome shotgun sequence genome encodes these proteins:
- the LOC117919669 gene encoding protein DETOXIFICATION 21-like, which yields MEGEMKKKLLNKEDKPGGEVEVEEEGQQKIKEKVWGETKRLWIVAGPAIFTRFSTFGINIISQAFIGHIGPTELAAYALVITVLLRFANGILLGMASALETLCGQSYGAKQYQMLGIYLQRSWLVLGVTSLFLLPVFIFTTPILKALGQEEEIAEVAGYVSLWLIPAMFAFIVSFTCQFYLQAQSKNMIIAYLAAFSLTIHVFLSWLLVVKYQLGLPGALLSTVLAYWIPNIGQLMFILCGGCPETWKGFSSLAFKDLWPIIKLSLSSGVMVCLELWYNTVLILLTGNLKNARVAIDALSICININGWEMMISLGFMAAASVRISNELGRGSSKAAKFSIVTTVITSFSIGFVLFIFFLFLRGRLAYIFTDSQDVAKAVADLSPLLACSILLNSVQPVLSGVAVGAGWQSIVAYVNIASYYLIGIPIGAVLGYILHLQVKGVWIGMLIGTFLQTVVLVIITYRTDWEKQVSIARARISKWTVKDFSDAEANAQDA from the exons ATGGAGGGAGAGATGAAGAAGAAGCTGCTGAACAAGGAGGACAAACCAGGAGGAGAAGtggaagttgaagaagaagggCAGCAGAAGATCAAGGAGAAGGTTTGGGGAGAGACAAAGAGGCTTTGGATTGTTGCAGGGCCCGCTATCTTCACTAGATTTTCGACGTTCGGCATAAACATCATCAGCCAGGCGTTCATCGGCCATATCGGCCCGACTGAGCTTGCTGCATATGCCCTTGTTATCACTGTCCTCTTGAGGTTTGCTAATGGCATCCTG TTGGGCATGGCGAGCGCCTTGGAAACTCTATGTGGACAATCCTATGGTGCAAAGCAGTACCAAATGCTAGGCATATATCTTCAAAGATCATGGCTAGTATTGGGCGTAACATCACTCTTTCTTCTCCCAGTGTTCATTTTCACCACCCCGATTTTGAAGGCTTTAGGCCAGGAAGAGGAGATTGCAGAAGTTGCTGGATACGTTTCTCTGTGGCTAATCCCAGCTATGTTTGCCTTCATTGTGTCCTTCACCTGCCAATTTTACCTACAAGCGCAGAGCAAGAACATGATAATAGCCTATTTGGCAGCATTTTCCCTCACTATCCATGTGTTTCTCTCCTGGCTTTTAGTAGTAAAGTACCAGCTTGGACTCCCTGGTGCATTGTTGTCCACAGTCCTGGCGTATTGGATCCCGAATATCGGTCAACTCATGTTTATTTTGTGTGGAGGATGTCCTGAAACTTGGAAGGGTTTCTCATCCTTGGCTTTCAAGGATCTCTGGCCTATAATCAAGCTTTCCCTATCATCTGGTGTCATGGTCTG TCTTGAGCTATGGTACAACACAGTGTTGATTCTACTAACAGGAAACCTGAAAAATGCCCGGGTTGCCATAGATGCTCTGTCTATCTG CATTAACATCAATGGTTGGGAAATGATGATCTCTCTTGGTTTCATGGCGGCCGCAAG TGTTCGCATCTCAAATGAGCTTGGAAGGGGGAGCTCAAAAGCTGCAAAGTTTTCAATTGTGACGACAGTGATTACATCCTTCTCTATAGGATTTGTACTATTTATATTCTTCCTCTTCTTGAGGGGACGCCTCGCATACATTTTTACAGATAGTCAAGACGTTGCTAAGGCGGTAGCAGATCTGTCTCCTCTATTGGCTTGCTCCATTCTTTTGAACAGCGTTCAACCAGTTCTCTCCG GAGTTGCTGTTGGGGCTGGCTGGCAAAGCATTGTAGCATATGTTAACATAGCAAGTTATTACCTAATAGGAATACCTATTGGAGCTGTGCTCGGTTATATCCTCCATCTTCAAGTTAAA GGTGTTTGGATTGGAATGTTGATTGGAACATTTCTTCAAACTGTTGTGCTTGTTATAATCACGTATAGAACGGATTGGGAAAAACAG GTATCTATAGCTCGTGCTCGCATAAGCAAGTGGACTGTAAAAGATTTCTCAGATGCCGAGGCTAATGCACAAGATGCTTGA